In Podospora bellae-mahoneyi strain CBS 112042 mitochondrion, complete sequence, whole genome shotgun sequence, a single genomic region encodes these proteins:
- the cox3 gene encoding cytochrome c oxidase subunit 3: protein MTNLIRSNFQDHPFHLVSPSPWPLYTSVSLLNLATSAALSMHNFNNSYYLFFISLILVISSMAFWFRDIISEATLLGDHTLAVQKGLNLGVILFIVSEALFFLAIFWAFFHSSLTPTVELGSQWPPIGIEPINPFELPLLNTVILLSSGATVTYAHHSLIHGERKGALYGSIITILLAIIFTVFQGVEYNVSSFTISDGAFGTCFYFGTGFHGFHVIVGTIFLAVALWRIFAYHLTDNHHVGFEGGILYWHFVDVVWLFLYVSIYYWGS from the coding sequence ATGACTAATTTAATTAGAAGTAATTTTCAAGATCATCCGTTTCATTTAGTATCTCCATCTCCATGACCCTTATATACTAGCGTTAGTTTATTAAATTTAGCTACTAGTGCTGCTTTATCTATGCATAATTTTAATAATAGTTATTATTTATTTTTTATCTCTTTAATATTAGTTATTTCATCTATGGCTTTCTGATTTAGAGATATAATATCAGAAGCTACTTTATTAGGGGATCATACATTAGCAGTACAAAAAGGATTAAATTTAGGTGTTATACTTTTTATAGTATCTGAAGCACTATTTTTTTTAGCTATATTTTGGGCTTTCTTTCACAGTTCATTGACACCTACTGTAGAATTAGGATCTCAATGACCACCTATAGGTATTGAACCTATAAATCCTTTTGAATTACCTTTACTTAATACAGTAATACTTTTATCTAGTGGTGCAACAGTAACATACGCTCATCACTCTTTAATTCATGGGGAAAGAAAAGGAGCTTTATATGGGTCTATTATTACTATATTACTAGCTATAATATTTACAGTATTCCAAGGAGTTGAGTATAATGTTTCATCTTTTACTATTAGTGATGGTGCTTTTGGTACATGTTTTTATTTTGGGACAGGTTTCCACGGGTTCCACGTGATAGTTGGAACAATATTTTTAGCGGTAGCTTTATGAAGAATATTTGCTTACCATTTAACTGACAACCATCATGTAGGTTTTGAAGGTGGTATTTTATATTGACATTTTGTGGATGTAGTTTGACTTTTTTTATATGTTTCAATTTATTATTGAGGTTCTTAG
- the nad6 gene encoding NADH dehydrogenase subunit 6, which translates to MNSNYPLFWINEILTNGFVEYILDIFSIMAFLTGIYVILTKNPIVSVLFLILLFGGISSYLNIIGLNFIGLSYIIVYIGAVSILFLFILMLINIRTSELQSNTSNSIPLTIFIGIIFSNFLFPMLPYDIAMLSNFYNNYFSEDFYTIDVNINDNNLNNLYNNVLYFMTSVIWDGSVIDFNHITAIGNIMYTIYNIWLIIASFILLLAMVGSIVITIKQRKI; encoded by the coding sequence ATGAATAGTAACTATCCCTTATTTTGAATAAACGAAATTTTAACAAATGGTTTTGTTGAATACATATTAGATATATTTTCAATAATGGCTTTTCTTACAGGAATATACGTTATTTTAACTAAAAACCCTATTGTATCCGTATTATTTTTAATACTATTATTTGGAGGTATTTCCTCTTATTTGAATATAATAGGTCTAAATTTCATAGGTTTATCATATATAATAGTATATATAGGTGCTGTATCTATATTATTTTTATTTATCTTGATGTTAATAAATATTAGAACAAGTGAACTTCAAAGTAATACTAGTAATAGTATTCCTTTAACAATATTTATTGGAATTATATTTAGTAATTTTTTATTTCCAATGTTACCTTATGATATTGCCATGTTAAGTAATTTCTATAATAACTATTTTAGCGAGGATTTTTATACAATAGATGTAAATATAAATGATAATAATTTGAATAATTTATACAACAATGTACTGTATTTTATGACTAGTGTAATATGGGATGGATCTGTAATAGACTTTAATCATATAACAGCTATAGGTAATATAATGTATACTATTTATAATATATGATTAATAATCGCTAGTTTTATACTTTTACTAGCAATGGTGGGATCAATTGTTATAACAATAAAACAAAGAAAAATTTAG
- the nad2 gene encoding NADH dehydrogenase subunit 2 has protein sequence MIFISIIGLLLSNAVTLRQDMSVNFNRIALIDLIYCILHDTMSLSIINKGIGLHGGLLHITNITLIFHIFIFFLSILILQLTSFYPRKAWIPEHSSLKDIIYQKFLNYRTKIFNKMGEHMKIIEYPLILLFVISGAVFLMSTNDLVSIFLSIELQSYGLYLLSTIYRNSELSTAGGLIYFLLGGLSSCFILLGTSLLYINSGTTSLDGLYILNSISDVKDGAADMPALTSWYKSYYLNFALLVFSIGFLFKVSAAPFHFWSPDVYDAIPTIVTTFVAIIAKISIFIFLLELVYHTNNYLSEFSWTYLLLISSLFSLIIGTVVGLTQFRIKRLLAYSTISHVGFILLALSGCSIESTQAFIFYLIQYSISNLNVFIIIITIGFSLYGYITTNKEYKDLLDKNNSPIQVISQLKGYFYINPLLSLSLAITIFSFVGIPPLVGFFAKQMVLSAALDNGYIFLTLIAILTSVIGAVYYLNIIKKIFFYLPDHSINPSIGEFLFKKGLIFEAGDFKGRITLISSPFSITISIITLVILLFIFMNKEWLSMGTILVQVLFSN, from the coding sequence ATGATATTTATAAGTATAATAGGATTATTACTGTCGAATGCCGTTACTTTAAGGCAGGATATGTCGGTTAACTTCAACCGAATTGCTCTTATAGATTTGATTTATTGTATTTTACATGATACAATGAGTTTGTCTATAATTAATAAAGGTATTGGGCTACATGGAGGTTTATTACATATTACTAATATAACATTAATATTTCATATATTTATTTTTTTTTTAAGTATATTAATATTACAATTAACGAGTTTCTACCCCCGAAAAGCCTGAATACCTGAACATTCATCATTAAAAGATATAATTTATCAAAAATTTTTAAATTATAGAACCAAAATTTTTAATAAAATGGGGGAACATATGAAAATTATCGAATATCCTTTAATATTATTATTTGTTATCAGTGGAGCAGTCTTTTTAATGTCTACGAATGATTTAGTTTCTATATTTCTTTCTATTGAATTGCAAAGTTATGGCTTGTATTTATTAAGTACTATTTATAGAAATTCTGAATTATCTACAGCAGGGGGTTTAATTTATTTTTTATTAGGTGGTTTAAGCTCGTGCTTTATTTTATTAGGTACAAGTTTATTATATATTAATTCTGGTACTACAAGTCTGGATGGGCTTTATATACTTAATAGTATAAGTGATGTAAAAGATGGTGCTGCGGATATGCCTGCTTTAACTTCATGGTATAAATCATATTATTTAAATTTTGCTTTACTAGTATTTAGTATAGGGTTTTTATTTAAAGTAAGTGCAGCACCTTTTCATTTTTGATCTCCTGACGTATATGATGCTATACCCACTATAGTTACAACATTTGTGGCTATAATAGCTAAAATTTCTATTTTTATATTTTTGTTAGAATTAGTTTATCATACAAATAATTATTTATCAGAATTTAGTTGAACATACCTTTTATTAATAAGTTCTCTTTTTTCATTAATAATTGGAACTGTTGTTGGTTTGACACAATTTAGAATTAAGAGATTACTTGCGTACAGTACTATCTCTCATGTAGGTTTTATATTATTAGCTTTAAGTGGTTGTAGTATAGAATCAACACAAGCTTTTATATTTTATTTAATACAATATTCTATAAGTAATTTAAATGTGTTTATTATAATAATTACTATAGGGTTTTCTTTATATGGTTATATAACAACAAATAAAGAATATAAAGATTTATTAGATAAAAATAACTCTCCAATACAAGTAATTAGCCAATTAAAAGGGTATTTCTATATAAATCCTTTATTATCTTTAAGTTTAGCTATCACAATTTTCTCTTTTGTGGGTATACCACCTCTAGTAGGGTTTTTTGCCAAACAGATGGTATTAAGTGCTGCTTTAGATAATGGTTATATTTTCTTAACTTTAATTGCAATACTTACTAGTGTAATTGGTGCAGTTTATTACTTAAATATAATAAAAAAAATTTTTTTCTATTTACCTGATCATAGTATAAATCCTTCTATAGGTGAATTTTTATTTAAAAAGGGTTTAATCTTTGAAGCTGGGGATTTTAAGGGTAGAATTACACTTATATCTAGCCCTTTTTCTATTACAATTTCTATAATTACATTGGTAATATTATTATTTATATTTATGAATAAAGAATGATTAAGTATGGGTACCATATTGGTACAAGTTTTATTTAGTAATTAA
- the atp6 gene encoding ATP synthase F0 subunit a, with the protein MNTLFNTVNFWRYNSSPLTQFEIKDLISIDTPILGNLHISITNIGFYLTMGAFFLLIINLLSTNYNKLIGNSWSISQESLYATLHSIVVNQINPKNGQIYFPFIYALFIFILINNLIGMVPYSFASTSHFVLTFALSFTIVLGATILGFQKHGLEFFSLLVPAGCPLGLLPLLVLIEFISYLARNISLGLRLAANILSGHMLLHILAGFTYNIMTSGIIFFFLGLIPLAFIIAFSGLELGIAFIQAQVFVVLTSGYIKDALDLH; encoded by the exons ATGAATACTTTATTTAATACTGTTAATTTTTGAAGATATAATAGTAGTCCTCTAACTCAATTTGAAATAAAAGATCTAATAAGCATTGATACTCCTATTTTAGGGAATTTACATATTTCTATCACTAATATAGGGTTTTATTTAACAATGGGGGCTTTTTTTTTATTAATTATAAATTTATTAAGTACAAATTACAATAAATTAATTGGTAATAGCTGATCCATAAGTCAAGAATCTTTATATGCAACTCTTCATAGTATCGTAGTAAATCAAATAAATCCTAAAAATGGTCAAATATATTTTCCTTTTATTTATGCTTTATTTATATTTATTTTAATAAATAATTTAATTGGGATGGTACCATATAGCTTTGCTTCTACAAGCCATTTTGTTTTAACATTTGCTCTTAGTTTTACTATAGTTTTAGGTGCAACTATTTTAGGGTTCCAAAAACATGGATTAGAATTTTTTTCTTTATTAGTACCAGCTGGTTGTCCTCTAGGATTACTACCTTTATTAGTATTAATAGAGTTTATCTCGTACCTTGCGAGAAATATATCTTTAGGTCTTAGATTAGCTGCAAACAT ACTTTCAGGTCATATGCTGTTACATATTTTAGCAGGTTTTACTTATAATATAATGACATCGGGTATTATATTCTTTTTCCTGGGTTTAATTCCTTTAGCCTTCATTATTGCTTTTTCTGGATTAGAGTTAGGTATTGCCTTTATACAGGCTCAAGTTTTTGTAGTATTAACAAGTGGATATATAAAAGACGCACTTGATCTACATTAA
- the nad3 gene encoding NADH dehydrogenase subunit 3 yields the protein MSSMTLFILFVSIIALLFLFINLIFAPHNPYQEKYSIFECGFHSFLGQNRTQFGVKFFIFALVYLLLDLEILLTFPFAVSEYVNNIYGLIILLGFITIITIGFVYELGKSALKIDSRQVITMTRFNYSSTIEYLGKI from the coding sequence ATGAGTAGTATGACATTATTTATTTTATTTGTATCTATAATTGCTTTACTTTTTTTATTTATTAATTTAATATTTGCTCCTCATAATCCTTATCAAGAGAAGTATAGCATATTTGAATGTGGTTTTCATAGTTTTTTAGGGCAAAATAGAACACAATTTGGTGTTAAATTTTTTATTTTCGCTTTAGTATACTTATTATTAGATTTAGAAATATTATTAACTTTTCCTTTTGCTGTTAGTGAGTATGTCAATAATATTTACGGTTTAATTATATTATTAGGGTTTATAACTATTATAACTATAGGTTTTGTTTATGAATTAGGTAAAAGTGCATTGAAAATTGATAGTAGACAGGTAATAACAATGACAAGGTTTAATTATTCTTCAACAATAGAGTATTTAGGTAAAATATAA